The Elaeis guineensis isolate ETL-2024a chromosome 14, EG11, whole genome shotgun sequence genomic sequence TGCAGTACTAGCCATCCCTATTTCAAGGCCTAGGAGGCAACCCACCAGATTGATGCCACAAGATTTTGTCTGGCTAGTACATATCCTAAGTCCATATGCTAGGGGGGCAAACACAATGATGAATTTTACCACTGCTAGATCCTCTTTGATTTCTACCATTGTTCAATTTTATGTCTCATTGTTACTAGATTCTCCATAATCTTCAAGTCAACCAAGTTGAATGGTATCCATTTAGTTCGAAATTAGGCTGCTGGATGTCATGTTAGACACATCCTATCATTCTCCTGATCATAGACTAATGAGATGTGAGGAGCATTGTTTACACCATATCCAGACTACTGATTGTGATCCAAGGGCTGATACACCAAGAAAAGTGAAGGCCAAACATGAAGGGTGCAGGCAAAATAAATGTGGCATGGACCCCAAGAAGCGAGAGCTGTCAGCTTAGGACAAGAAGGAAGGTAATTGGCATGCGCAATGGACCACATGGCACAGACCAACAAGCAATTACATCTATCTTACCACTACCTTGGATATAGGAGTAGAATAACTAGTCAAAATTTAGGAGGATGGAGGGAAAATAACTACCACACATGACAGTAGTGGTTCAAGTGGTGGAAATTTGCCAGGACAAATGTCCATGCTAAATGGTGACGTCTATTTTAGTAGTAGAtaagaatcatttataaatattattttgtaatccTAAAATAGAGATCTTTTGACGCATCATTGAATCCGGcttatctttaaattttttatctttactaTCTTACTTTTTACCAATAAAACTCTATCCTTACGAATAGCAATAATAGTGGATTACTTCAACTGTAGTCACAGCTATATCTTATTCTATACCATCCATCTTCTTTTAAATGGATATTGTGATGATAGTGAAAATTCTTGAAGATCAAAATATCTGGATCTATGCAACCATTATTTTTCTTTGATCAtcttttttctatctagtttgatGGTGATGGTATGCCCGTGCATATATGCCTAGCAATGAAATTTGTTACGAGTTTCCGAGCATGTTCGTATCTAAGAAGTGGGAAGCAAAGCCAACCAACAGGAAAAATCATCTCGAGCGCTCTTGCCACCACTATTATTTAGGAAAAATCATCTGTACCATCCATCTTTAAGTTAACATAAAGAATACTTATTAATTGGAAGAGTAAGTTTATGTTTAACTAGTAGTACTATATTTTTAGGATTATAGAAATCAATTTTTGGCCTTCACCCaagtaattgatatgataaatttTTAAGTAGCACGTCTGCATCTCGAATCCAGGTTATCAATAACAGCTCTCAAAAACTTGCTACTTCTACCAACTAGATCCGTTGACGCCAATCAATCTATAAaagatatcaagtcaaattatatAGAGATGTTTAGAATTtatctaatcattaattattaAGTGCCAATTTATAAGACCAACAAATCTATGTATCGAATATGGATATGTAAATTGCTTCCTGTATATGTTGAAGGTGCTTGCTTGTGCCTCTGTTATAATACAAGATACCCGAAATTCGGATTAAGGTAATAAGTGATGGGTAGCATGATTTGCTTATTGATAGGCATAAGTAATTATGGATTTATTTGGCCTAGACTCCGTCGATGCATCGAGACGAATCTCATAACAATGCAACGCTTTTGGAGAACGGGGATGGGTGAGATTCTGGCTAAATGGAACCAAGGGCAAGTTTGAACTTAATTAGGTCCTTATACAAACActagtaaaattttatttagtCAAGTAAATTGTAGCAGAGAAATAATGAGAAATGGCTGGTGGATGAGATTTTAATGGGGCCTTGGAGAACCACAAGTCATGTAGTGACAATCTCCCAAAATCTCGTCCTCAAGTACTTAAAATATGAGATAAGATTTGACTCATGGCCGTGATGGTACATTGTATTGTGGTGGCATGGTGTCCACCACTTGTATTGCACAAGATCTCGTGTTCTTATCCCGGCCTCCTATGGCGGCATGCGATCGACCAGCCAGCAGAAGTTTAGCAGATGCAGAAGGTTCCGAAGGAGAAATTATTGTACGCCTCGTTTGACTTAGTCTACCGTATTTATTATAGGCTAAATCTATCTGATAATTTCTCCTTTTGAAAATCATACATGGGATATTGCATCCAACCAATTAGTATTGAAATTCTTTTAAGAAACTAGGACCTCCTTTGGGATTTTTATTGCATACACGCCGTGCACTATATGGTCGTGAACTAAAAACTGATGATCGTAATCGGTTGCATATGGTGTAGGCAATTAGACAACACATCACTTTGCTATCAAGAAACTTACGAAAGCGGACGGGGAATAGATGCAGGGCCAATAATTTGATGAAGATATAGGTTCTGCAATAGAAATCTATTGGATACCATATCCAATTCGATCTCATGAATGGGATGGATTCTATCCGATCTATTTAAACTCAGAGATGGGTAtaatttatagataaaatatacTTCACTCTGAACCAAATTTAATGCAACCTTAATTTGAATCCCTTCTTtcgatattataattattttaaaatatttataagataGGTAACTTACATGATCCGATCCAACCCATCTTATCTATCCTATTTGACCCGGTCCAGGCCATCTACTTCATCTGACTCGATTTGAAGTGGTACGGGATGGATATGATATGAGTTTTTAATTATGGGATAGATATGGATTTTAGCGGATCCGTCTCACATTGTATATATTGCTATTCCTATCCACGGTCCGAGTTTATTTGGAAATTTCAAACTGAAGCTaccattttaccaaaaaaaaaaagccttttcTTGCCAACCTTTACATCGGCTTCTACTTCTAAGAcatctcccaaaaaaaaaatcctcagaCAAGCaagcagagagagagaggcggCATGGCGGAGATTTTGGTTGTTTGTTTGATCAAAAAGTTAGCTTCCACCTTCACGTCGGCGGCAATGAGACGGGTGGTTTCCCGGGCCGCATCGTTGCGACAACTTGAGCAAAAAATTCGTGGAATCATGAGGAATCTGGAGTTGATGCGGGCCTTTCTAAGTTATGCCGACAAATACAGAGCCAACGACGAACTGATGGGCGTCTGGGTGAACCAAGTGAGGGAGATCGCTTACGACATCAACATCCTTGCCGATGAGTTCACCTATCTAACTTCTGGGCAAAGCCGGAGAACCCTCAAGAGCCACCTCTACAGTGCCTTCACCAGTCCACAGAACACCAAGGCCTTGCATCATCTCTTGAATGATCTAGAAAATATCAGGAAAGAGCTTGATCGACTTTTAGAAACTGAAGAAAAATACGGCTTTAGGATGACAGGAGGATCGCCTAGTTCGAACAAAAGCTTGCATCTCGCAGAATCAGCACATTTCATCCAGGAAGAGGAGATGGTGGGGTTCGATAAGCACACAGATCTGCTCATGAGATGGCTAATGGATGCGGAGTCCCAGCGCACCGTGATCTCCGTGTGGGGTATGGGAGGCGCTGGCAAGACCGCCCTGGTCACCACTGCGTACAGAGCCGAGATGGTCGTCAGCCACTTCGGCTGTCGTGCGTGGGTTTCTGTGTCTCAAAGTTACGACGCCCATGACCTGCTCAAAAGAATCATATTGGCACTGCACCCGGAGAGAGGGCAGGCCAATCATCCGCACAGGCTGGATTCTATTCCTTCCCGGGGACTCGTGGAGATACTCAAGTCACTTGTGCATCCTAGGAGGTACCTAATTGTCTTGGATGACGTGTGGCATAAAGAAGTTTGGGATGATGTTGGTAGTGCGTTGTTCGATAATGGTTGTGGGAGCAGAGTCGTCATTACCACACGGAACCAGGAAGTTGCTTCAGCGGCGGTTGATATCCGGGTTATGAAACTTGAGCCATTGCAAGAATACGATGCATGGACACTGTTCCGCAAGGAAGCATTTGGGAGAGATAACGATGGAAGCTGTCCTCCAGAACTGGAGGGTTTGGCTAGAAGAATAGTGGAGAAGTGTGATGGCTTGCCATTGGCTTTAGTGTCTATAGGAAGGCACATCTTACGGACCGAAGAGACAAAGATGGCATGGAAGAGCATTCTTGATGGTCCAGCATGGGGGAAGAGAGCGAACCTGGATCTCCTCAAGATCTCTACAAACTTAAACCGCAGCATCGATGGCCTACCGCATCAACTCAAGAACTGCTTCCTATATTGCAGCATATTTCCGAAAGGCCATGTCATCAAAAGAAAATCTTTGATCAGATTATGGGTGGCAGAAGGATTTGTACGGGAAGGTGCAGAGCGCACAGCAGAGGAGGCGGCAGAGCAGTGCCTCAACCAACTTGTTAGCCAATCTGTGCTCCAGGTGACAGAGAGGAATGACTTTGGAAGGGTGAGCCGCCTTCGAATGCATCTTCTTATGAGGGACCTGATTGTGGCTAGATCAAGAGAAGAGAATTTCCACCAGATCTATGACACTGATGCAGGAGGGATGCTGCAAAATAGAGTTCAGAGTCTTTCAATAATTGGAAGCAGGGGTGATCACCAATTGAACGAAAAGATGCCCAAACTTCGATCTTTCCATGTCTTCTCATCAGTTTTGGCCCCTTCCCTGCTCTCCAACTTTAGGCTATTGACGGTTTTGAATCTATACCGAGCTCCTATTGAAAGACTACCAAGCGATGTCGTCGATCTCTTTAACCTGCGCTACTTGTGTATTCGGAAGACTAGAGTTAAAGAGCTTCCCGTTGCAATTGGTAAGTTGCGGAGCCTAGAATACTTGGATGCATGGCACACTCATGTGGAGAACTTGCCATGGGGAATAACAAGTCTGGAAAACTTGCAGCACCTTATGGCAAAAAAATTTGAAGGTAAAACTTCAAGATACACAGATAGCACGAGTGGGGTGCAAATTCTTGACAGAGTACAGAATTTGAAGCGCCTACAGACACTGAAAGCTGTTGTGGCAAACGAAGACATGATAAAAGGCCTGAGTAATTTGACACATTTGAGAAGATTAGAAATTGTAGAAGTAAGAAACATGCATTGTGTTAAGCTGGCTAAGTCCATACTGAAGATGAAACACCTTCGTCACTTGGTTGTTAAAAGAAAACACTGGCATGAGACATTGCAGTTGGGATCTCTAGAACCACCACCGCCCCTGCTTCAAAAGCTGAGTTTGTATGGTAAGCTGGAGGGGAGGGTGTTGCCTCATTGGGTTAATTCCCTCACAAACCTCACGCATCTAACACTGCAATCATCTGGGATTGGAAAAAATTCGCTTCGTTCGCTCTCCTTGTTGCCCAAGCTAGTATATCTTGTTCTTTTAGAAGTATATGATGAGCAGAAATTGGATTTTGATGCAGGATGGTTCCATGAGCTCAGATTACTCCGGTTACAGGACATGGGCCATCTCAGGAGCATTGAAATAAAGCAGGGAGCACTGGTAAACTTACATGAGCTATTTTTGGTGAGATGCCGAGAGTTGAAGATGGTGCCCACTGGCATCGAAACCCTCATACATCTCCAAAAGTTGGTGCTTGATGACATGCCAAATGAATTAGTGGAGAAGCTGCATGTAGGGGGAGAGACTGAGGAGGATCGCTTAAAGGTTCTGCATATCCCCATTATCATGAACTGGGTTAGAAGTGGGGACAGATGGATTGAACAAAGGCTTTCCTGATGGTGAACATATCCTCAGTATGCTTGGAAGAACATGTCAGGGATCATGGGCTGATGTCACGGCTTAATGGTCCAACATGCATGAAGTTTGAATATTTCCTCTAAGGAAGGGTGATCTGAGACAGATGAGGTGCGTTCTAGTCTCCTTCCAATACCTTCACATCCTAGTGAATATTTCATGATATTTTGGGTGAAGGGGAGGTTTGAGAGGAAATAGTTCAGAATAATATGATAAAAGTTGatatacttttttcttttttgaggatAATAAAAGTTGATATACTAGCATATGTTAATCTTTTTAAATGTGTATAGCTGTAAGAGTTTAAAGAATAAATATCTGTAGATTCTCATGATGATATACTTGCATAGATACATTAATCTTTTTAAATGTGTATGACTATAAGAGTTTAAAGGACAAGTATCTGCAGATTCTCATGAAGATAAAAGTTGATGTGTTTGTAAATTCTTCCCCTGTTTTTCCTTAATAAAATCTGTGTGGCTACTTGCCTCCCTCGCCacccaaaaaacaaaaaagtGTTGTCTGTAGATTCCGATGTTCTTTCTTCTTGCCTAGATTCTGCTAAATACTTGCACCTTGTGATGTTGGGTGCAGTTGTTGAGCTTGCTGAATTGAAGGGTACTTGTTTGAAATCGTGTCAAGCAGAACATCTCATCGTTCTGCAGTGATAGTTCATAATGCTTCAATCTGTATCTTAGTTACAGCTGAAAAAGGAACGAgacatttttatgcaataaaccGTTGTATAATTGATATTGTAATATTACTTATATTCAATTCTGCATTAAATAacttaatctcttctctttttcctaaTTTCCTGAGTTGTCCGAATATGTTATTCTGTTACACGGTTGGAGGTGATGATTAGAACAAGTGTGCTGATATGTCACAACAATCTACTTTCAAAACATTACCAACTTTTGTAACAATATATAGCTACCATTATGACTACATCTGACTTCATCTTGGTGATAAggttttattattattttggcaTTAATATTCAAAGGTATACTATAATAACGTTCCCCTTTAATTTTGTAACTTGTTATCACAACTAATCAAGGTTTCTACAGTAGTGAAactttttattccaaaaatatgcAAATTCTGGGCTACATAATGGTGTGCCATAATTACTGAATGGTatcctttttctatttttcaatttGGTGATGGATGGTCCGTGGCATGAATGTATGGAACCAAGGGAAGGTTAAATCTTTGTTGATACAATTATCTCCGAAAATACTTTTGTTATCgtgatatcttttcttttttttttgagttttttttttaagtagAAGGGCGATAAGAATACTACCCGACCTTTACTGCAAATTGAGTAGGGTTTCACTAGAGCAGTTAAAAAGAACTTTTGAGTTACAGAAGTGTACCAACAACGAGCTTGTAGCTGACAAAGAAGACATGCTGTAGAACCATTGGAGACGTAAAGCAGAGCACTAGAAATGAAAGCGGCGGGGTAACTGGTGGTCCTGTATAACACAGATTGCAGCAACTTGGCCAACAAGGATAGGAGACCAAAGTAGAGACCAGTTGAGCGGAGGAAAAACTTTGAATTCCTGCATTCTAAAGGATGATCCTCAACTGAATACAAAGTCTACCATGTGTTGCAAGATTACCTGTTAATTAGTGTAAAATCCAAAATAACAACAAACAATCATATATAGGAAATAAAACACAATAATTTACGTGATTCAGCCTTGGACCGACATCCATGGGCAAAGATGAGGAGAAGTTACATTATATCAGAAAATAAAGTACAAAAAGAATGAGCAAATAACCTTTACAGTGTATGGTGGCTAAAATAATAAAAGTTGCGATAATAATATATAGCCATCCATTCTAAAACAACGAGAAAAGATCAAAACGCCCAAACAAGCCAACTAGAGTCCAGAAAATGGGTCGGATCCATACCAGGGGGTTGCGCATCCTCTACCGACATGGACCTCATCTAAAATCTTCTCAGAACACGTTCTCAAAATAGTCAGATCGGGTGATAAACCTGGTCATACCAAAATTCAAGCAACACTCAACACCATGTTGAATCTCCTATTCAAACATTGGAAAGCATAGTAGCCAAACTCCTCATTTTCTGCCGCACTGCCATGTTCAATTAGCAGTTTTTTACTATCAAGCATCGACCAGTTACTGAATAGATTGAGACCTCTGAGACTATTAAAGTAACAGACTTCTGcttgttcaaaaaaaaaatcattaattccTCTCTTCCATGTGGGCCCAATTCATGCAGTCACAAGAATTAGCACTAAACAATGAGCAAGCTTTGGAATGTTTCTTTTGGTCCAGTCCAGACATAGCTCTTCAACTGATTTAAAGGATGGCAAACTCCCATAAGCAGGTACAATGATTTACAGATAGAACTAGAGAATTTGCAATCGACAAAAAGATGATCTAGAGACTCAGTTGCATGCTGCCAAACACAGAGCCTCCCAGGTTTTTCTGAAACTTTCTATCAATTATCATTCAGCTTGTTCTTCGAAAACAGTCACGTAAAGCCTTTAATTTTAAGGGGCACACAGACTCCAAAGGGTATTCGCAAATCAGCATTTAATTCCCCTTGAGTTGATGAAAGGATACAGAGNNNNNNNNNNNNNNNNNNNNNNNNNNNNNNNNNNNNNNNNNNNNNNNNNNNNNNNNNNNNNNNNNNNNNNNNNNNNNNNNNNNNNNNNNNNNNNNNNNNNcttgtcttttggagttgctgaatctttcagagtgatctccttcataccttctattagtggatctgcatcatcaacaccctcattcttccttgaaggaagatcgttagtttcatcaaaaacaacatgtatggactcctcaactactaaagttcttttgttgaaaactctaaatgctttactagtggaggagtaacctagaaagattgcttcatctgattttgcatcaaatttaccaagtttttctttgccattatttaatacaaaacatcggcaaccaaaaacatgaaagtatgcaatatttggttttcttcctttccaaagttcatagggggttttctttaaaaattgtctaattaaagcatgatttaaaatgtaacatgctgtgttaattgcttccgcccaaaaatatcttggaaggttgctttcacaaagcatggtacgggccatttcttctaaggttctattttttgtttcaactaccccattttgttggggtgtcctaggagtagagaagttatggcctattcctttttcatcacaaaaatttttaaaatcttgattttcaaattcagtttcatgatcacttctaatattttgaattgaaaaccctttttcattagtgacttttcggtgaaatttagtgaaaatctgaaaagtttcatttttgtgtgtcaaaaagaaaacccaagtaaaacgagagtaatcatctattattacaaatccatatcgtttttctcctagactagtggttcttgttggtccaaataagtccatatgcaagagctctaaaggtctagaagttgaaacagtatttttggatttaaatgagactctagtttgtttacctaattggcatgtatcacaaattctatccttttcaaaattcagttttggcaaaccatggactaaatctttcttaattaattttgaaagagaatgcatgctaatatgtgcaagtctacgatgccacagccaactagtctcattaattttagcatttaaggatactaggcattgcatgtctaatttggctaaatcattcaaatctaccatataaacattgccatgcctatgtcctataaatttaatgccatcgttaatagaactagtcacaatgcaaacagatgattcaaaaactactttataccctttatcacagaattgactaatgctaagtaagttatgctttaaacctttaactaataaaacattctcaatgtatttggagggagtgataccaatgttacctatcccgatgatctttcctttgccattatctccaaaggtgaccatccctccatccttagcatcaagcgtgatgaattgtgattcatcaccagtcatgtgtctcgagcatccactgtcaagataccatttcctgtttccttcttggaatgctagacacacctgcaagcaaaggtcaagtttctgtcttaggtacccaagctttcttgggtccttttaggttagtcaagatggttccttttggaacccatattttttttgtgtttgcatatttgttaataagacatgtgtatgatttatgtcctattcttccacatttgaaacaagtaatatttgtagacttgttacttgaataatttacataaatatccttcagaaatatttatttcttcaggggtttatagccaagtccagccttatcatatatagctttctgattatcaaggatcatatttagtttgtttgaacttaaggtgaacttatctactatagatttcagcttgttaatttcatccttaaagttttgattttctttaatcaatgtgaatttttcaattaaaaggttttcagcttgttttactaaggactgattttccaatttcagttctttatttttcttccctaatttctttaatttatcaattgaatcatagaatgcttcatgcaattcttcaaaagtaaattcactagtggattcagaagttacctcattttcgtgtgccatcaggcacaggttggcttgttctgttgaggtttcctcatcggagcttgagtcatcactcgcactccaagtagccatcattgccttctttttgaacttctttggacctttcttcagttgtggacattcggatctgaaatatctcgGCTTCTtgtactcgtagcatataaggggttgatctttctctttttctttgctttgttcccctttggtgaatttctttctcatcccctgtttcctttttcttagaaacttcttaaattttcgggtgatgagtaacatctcttcatcctgttcttcatcttcagagtcatccgtttcataatcaggtgaagttgtggatttgagggcaatggttcttttctttttgacttcatcctcttgatgttgcttcatgctaagttcatgagtc encodes the following:
- the LOC140853789 gene encoding disease resistance protein RPM1-like, which produces MAEILVVCLIKKLASTFTSAAMRRVVSRAASLRQLEQKIRGIMRNLELMRAFLSYADKYRANDELMGVWVNQVREIAYDINILADEFTYLTSGQSRRTLKSHLYSAFTSPQNTKALHHLLNDLENIRKELDRLLETEEKYGFRMTGGSPSSNKSLHLAESAHFIQEEEMVGFDKHTDLLMRWLMDAESQRTVISVWGMGGAGKTALVTTAYRAEMVVSHFGCRAWVSVSQSYDAHDLLKRIILALHPERGQANHPHRLDSIPSRGLVEILKSLVHPRRYLIVLDDVWHKEVWDDVGSALFDNGCGSRVVITTRNQEVASAAVDIRVMKLEPLQEYDAWTLFRKEAFGRDNDGSCPPELEGLARRIVEKCDGLPLALVSIGRHILRTEETKMAWKSILDGPAWGKRANLDLLKISTNLNRSIDGLPHQLKNCFLYCSIFPKGHVIKRKSLIRLWVAEGFVREGAERTAEEAAEQCLNQLVSQSVLQVTERNDFGRVSRLRMHLLMRDLIVARSREENFHQIYDTDAGGMLQNRVQSLSIIGSRGDHQLNEKMPKLRSFHVFSSVLAPSLLSNFRLLTVLNLYRAPIERLPSDVVDLFNLRYLCIRKTRVKELPVAIGKLRSLEYLDAWHTHVENLPWGITSLENLQHLMAKKFEGKTSRYTDSTSGVQILDRVQNLKRLQTLKAVVANEDMIKGLSNLTHLRRLEIVEVRNMHCVKLAKSILKMKHLRHLVVKRKHWHETLQLGSLEPPPPLLQKLSLYGKLEGRVLPHWVNSLTNLTHLTLQSSGIGKNSLRSLSLLPKLVYLVLLEVYDEQKLDFDAGWFHELRLLRLQDMGHLRSIEIKQGALVNLHELFLVRCRELKMVPTGIETLIHLQKLVLDDMPNELVEKLHVGGETEEDRLKVLHIPIIMNWVRSGDRWIEQRLS